Proteins from one Patescibacteria group bacterium genomic window:
- a CDS encoding polymer-forming cytoskeletal protein — protein sequence MFNKEEQEFSPKGEETVIGPSVKVEGNFDSQGDIIVEGHVSGTIKTAGNLRVGQNAKIKADVEASNVNNAGEIRGNVKSSEKLSLSSSARVIGNVETGVLSVEEGAVLNGKCKMIKKEERETLKEDDENKKEEKKRSKK from the coding sequence ATGTTTAATAAAGAAGAACAAGAGTTTTCACCTAAGGGTGAAGAAACAGTTATCGGACCTTCGGTTAAAGTAGAGGGTAATTTTGACAGTCAGGGTGATATTATTGTAGAAGGCCATGTCTCCGGCACTATTAAAACAGCCGGTAATTTGAGAGTCGGTCAAAATGCCAAGATCAAGGCTGATGTAGAAGCTTCTAATGTTAATAACGCCGGCGAGATTAGAGGTAATGTTAAATCTAGTGAAAAATTAAGTTTGTCCTCAAGCGCTAGAGTTATTGGTAATGTGGAAACAGGAGTTTTGTCAGTAGAAGAAGGAGCGGTTTTAAACGGTAAATGCAAAATGATTAAAAAGGAGGAAAGAGAAACTTTAAAAGAAGATGATGAAAACAAGAAAGAAGAGAAAAAGAGAAGTAAAAAATAA
- a CDS encoding diacylglycerol kinase family protein, with protein MYFYIYDSFLSDKKYESTLAKVEARLLELDINGKIEKLTILKNLKEMVEEALKKGAKTLVVVGDDTTLSKVISYVAPYKKATLGYIPIGPEKKIADLLGIPSGIEACDILSKRIMHRFDLGKVNKKYFLFNLDIAKKKNVKIECDGDYTIEAIAPDSSLKICNLGLLDEETYFNPGDGLLEAVVLNKKSGWNIFKSGFEQDSVFPIKKAKIKCNTECVSLVADGETIIKTPATVSVVPKRLSIIVGRERKF; from the coding sequence ATGTATTTTTATATATACGATTCTTTTTTGTCTGATAAAAAATATGAAAGCACACTAGCCAAAGTGGAAGCTCGTCTTTTAGAGTTAGATATAAATGGCAAAATTGAAAAATTGACTATTTTAAAGAATTTAAAAGAAATGGTAGAAGAGGCCCTGAAAAAAGGTGCTAAGACTTTGGTGGTAGTTGGCGATGACACAACCTTAAGCAAAGTTATTAGCTATGTAGCTCCTTATAAAAAGGCCACTTTAGGCTATATTCCCATTGGCCCGGAAAAAAAGATAGCTGATCTTTTAGGTATTCCTTCAGGTATAGAAGCTTGTGACATTCTTTCTAAAAGAATTATGCATCGCTTTGATTTAGGTAAAGTCAATAAAAAGTATTTTCTTTTTAATTTAGATATTGCTAAAAAGAAAAATGTTAAAATAGAATGCGATGGAGATTATACCATAGAAGCGATTGCTCCAGATTCTAGTTTAAAAATATGTAATCTTGGTTTACTGGATGAAGAAACCTATTTTAATCCCGGGGATGGCCTTTTGGAAGCAGTGGTTTTAAATAAAAAATCCGGCTGGAATATTTTTAAAAGTGGTTTTGAGCAAGACAGTGTTTTTCCCATTAAAAAGGCAAAGATAAAGTGTAATACGGAATGTGTTTCTTTAGTAGCTGACGGCGAAACTATTATTAAAACTCCGGCCACAGTCAGCGTAGTCCCTAAAAGATTGAGTATTATTGTCGGCCGCGAGAGAAAATTTTAA
- a CDS encoding MBL fold metallo-hydrolase, translating into MLENITWLGQSGFKIITKSGKTIYIDPWKISGDSSEADYILITHEHFDHCSPEDIAKIRKEKTKIFCPHECIQKIGGQAKSVKPGKEIKEEEITIKTVPAYNIDKEYHPKENNWVGYVIEADGQKMYHAGDTDLIPEMDELENIDIAMLPVSGTYVMDSQEAAQAIARIKPKKIIPMHYGEVVGSSEDARKLKEKYPKRVEIMEKE; encoded by the coding sequence ATGTTGGAAAATATCACCTGGCTGGGTCAGTCAGGCTTTAAAATAATTACCAAGTCTGGCAAAACAATTTATATAGATCCCTGGAAGATTTCCGGTGACAGTTCTGAAGCTGACTATATTTTAATTACTCATGAACATTTTGATCATTGTTCTCCAGAAGATATTGCTAAAATTCGAAAAGAAAAAACAAAAATATTTTGTCCTCATGAATGTATTCAAAAAATAGGCGGACAGGCCAAAAGTGTTAAACCAGGAAAAGAAATTAAAGAAGAAGAAATTACTATTAAAACTGTGCCGGCTTATAATATTGATAAAGAATACCACCCCAAAGAAAATAATTGGGTCGGTTATGTAATTGAAGCTGACGGTCAGAAAATGTATCATGCCGGAGACACTGATTTAATTCCGGAAATGGATGAATTAGAAAATATTGATATAGCTATGCTGCCAGTTTCCGGCACTTATGTGATGGATAGTCAAGAAGCAGCTCAGGCTATTGCAAGAATAAAGCCCAAAAAAATAATTCCCATGCATTACGGAGAGGTAGTGGGCAGTTCTGAAGACGCCAGAAAATTAAAAGAAAAATATCCCAAGCGGGTAGAGATTATGGAGAAGGAGTAA